The following coding sequences are from one Lolium rigidum isolate FL_2022 chromosome 6, APGP_CSIRO_Lrig_0.1, whole genome shotgun sequence window:
- the LOC124667012 gene encoding auxin-responsive protein SAUR36-like yields MLSTKKFAQMAKKWEKMAHLGRKRLALMAAKQDDECCPSVAPEGHCVIYSADRRRFKVPLAYLGTTIFVELLRMSQEELGFGSDGRITLLCDAAEMEYVMCLLRRNASKEVEWAFLSSVVSPCHQGNGLARPMELRQQVAVSSF; encoded by the coding sequence ATGCTCAGTACCAAGAAATTTGCTCAAATGGCAAAGAAGTGGGAGAAAATGGCTCACCTCGGAAGGAAGAGGCTTGCCTTGATGGCAGCAAAACAAGACGATGAGTGCTGCCCGTCTGTGGCACCGGAGGGCCACTGCGTCATATACTCTGCAGATAGGAGGCGCTTCAAGGTTCCATTGGCGTACCTGGGCACGACCATTTTTGTCGAGCTCCTGAGGATGTCTCAGGAGGAGTTAGGCTTCGGAAGCGATGGAAGGATCACATTGCTTTGTGATGCTGCAGAGATGGAGTATGTCATGTGCTTGCTTAGAAGAAATGCATCGAAAGAGGTCGAGTGGGCTTTCCTGAGCTCTGTAGTGAGTCCTTGCCACCAAGGAAATGGCTTGGCTCGACCCATGGAACTTAGGCAGCAAGTTGCTGTTTCTAGCTTCTGA